One Clavelina lepadiformis chromosome 1, kaClaLepa1.1, whole genome shotgun sequence genomic region harbors:
- the LOC143471954 gene encoding putative cytochrome P450 12a5, mitochondrial, with the protein MLLKSLLLRDCMNVECKTVIGKEICHTLAGKQYQKCFSVISSKTNNDDEMEKRIRRLSNAAITSHRHPKAIAKKNILPHHSKQLHDISLNALQQAEFLRRSQQEKLRKLNQRLTKSLNEKVERIKNFLITETPTVKDFTNIPGPKGLPLLGSVLEYTPLGQFSPLEFNKALQSRHQRYGPIFRERLLRDEFLYISDPKDIRVLVHNEGTAPCRPHLDAIVQGRKQEGLPVGITALQGEKWLRNRNAINPAMTIPNVVKRYRGTQSEIAKDFIDVIKAVRCGKTGEVSGFDEMLNRWALESIAVVLLDSRLGLLKKKVDPAAESLRKCMDVFFDYGARLTFGVPLWKLWNTKDWKIFCQSQKDEFKYAGYFVEKKFKELKKERKQYPSEKLPTGCPMKSHQQQGKKTKSRSSFSCLLDHVTKNTTMSQKDALTVCLELLAGGIDTTKTAAVFTLYRLSVNTKHQNHLRGLLRAENTTLSFDEHNAERSEFSKYLKACIWEAMRLNPLTYANMRKTEKDLVLSGYKVPAGTTVRYTSHLMNLQDDKYFPKPKNFIPDRWLNRASPYRCKEQFTFTPFGHGARQCPGRRVAEQELDLLFREILSNFEVNYKHGEMGTKVRLFNAADKPADFSFTPLNS; encoded by the exons ATGTTGCTCAAAAGTCTTTTGTTACGTGATTGTATGAACGTTGAATGCAAAACAGTAATTGGCAAAGAGATTTGTCATACATTGGCGGGCAAGCAgtatcaaaaatgtttttctgtaaTATCCTCGAAGACGAACAACGATGATGAAATGGAAAAACGAATCCGAAGGTTATCAAACGCTGCCATCACTTCACACCGTCATCCGAAAGCGATTGctaagaaaaacattttgccgCATCATTCCAAGCAGCTCCATGATATCTCTTTGAATGCCCTCCAGCAAGCAGAGTTCCTCCGTCGCTCTCAACAGGAAAAGTTACGTAAACTTAATCAAAGACTCACGAaaagtttaaatgaaaaagtgGAAAGGATCAAGAATTTTTTGATAACGGAAACACCAACTGTGAAAGACTTCACTAACATTCCAGGTCCAAAAGGACTACCTCTCTTGGGTTCGGTGTTAGAGTACACCCCACTCGGACAATTCTCACCCTTAGAATTTAATAAAGCACTTCAAAGCCGACACCAAAG ATACGGACCGATTTTTCGTGAGCGACTTTTAAGAGACGAGTTTCTTTACATTTCCGACCCAAAAGATATTCGAGTATTGGTGCATAACGAAGGGACGGCTCCTTGTAGACCTCATCTCGATGCAATTGTGCAAGGCCGAAAGCAAGAAGGCCTACCTGTCGGAATAACGGCCCTGCAAG gTGAAAAATGGCTCAGAAACAGAAACGCTATAAACCCCGCTATGACCATACCAAACGTTGTCAAAAGATACCGAGGTACCCAATCTGAAATCGCCAAAGATTTTATCGATGTGATAAAGGCTGTTCGCTGCGGCAAAACGGGAGAAGTTTCCGGTTTTGACGAAATGCTAAATCGCTGGGCCCTGGAATCCATTGCTGTAGTTTTGCTTGACAGCAG ACTTGGCTTACTAAAGAAGAAAGTCGATCCAGCAGCTGAAAGTCTGCGCAAATGTATGGACGTCTTTTTCGATTATGGCGCAAGGCTTACTTTCGGAGTTCCTCTTTGGAAACTTTGGAACACAAAAGATTGGAAGATTTTTTGCCAGTCTCAGAAAGACGAATTTAAATACGCTGgttattttgtcgaaaa AAAATTCAAAGAGctaaagaaagaaagaaaacaatatcCATCGGAAAAACTCCCTACCGGCTGTCCGATGAAATCACACCAGCAGCAaggaaagaaaacaaaaagcagAAGTTCCTTCTCCTGTTTGCTAGACCACGTGACGAAAAATACAACGATGTCGCAAAAAGACGCGCTTACGGTTTGCCTCGAACTACTGGCGGGCGGAATTGACACCACAAAAACGGCAGCGGTGTTTACGCTCTACCGTCTCTCGGTCAATACAAAACATCAGAATCACCTGCGGGGATTGTTGCGGGCAGAGAATACAACGCTGTCCTTTGATGAGCACAACGCCGAAAGGTCCGAGTTTTCCAAATACCTGAAAGCGTGCATATGGGAAGCCATGCGGCTAAATCCTCTGACGTATGCCAACATGAGAAAAACCGAAAAGGACTTGGTGTTGTCTGGTTACAAAGTACCCGCAGGCACTACGGTGCGGTACACGTCTCACCTGATGAATTTGCAAGAcgataaatattttccaaaaccaAAGAACTTCATTCCAGATCGCTGGCTTAACCGTGCGTCACCCTACAG ATGCAAGGAACAATTCACATTCACTCCGTTTGGACATGGAGCGCGTCAGTGCCCGGGACGTCGTGTGGCCGAGCAGGAACTCGATCTGCTCTTCCGCGAAATCCTTTCCAATTTTGAAGTAAATTACAAACATGGAGAAATGGGCACAAAGGTTCGACTTTTCAATGCCGCAGACAAGCCGGCAGACTTTAGCTTCACTCCTTTAAACTCATAA